From Rubrivirga sp. SAORIC476, a single genomic window includes:
- the hisG gene encoding ATP phosphoribosyltransferase produces MSTQTAPSPADTPEGEGQILRLGLPKGSLQESTFDLLEKAGYGFSVRSRSYFPSIDDDELTAMLVRAQEMGKYVADGVFDAGITGLDWIAETGADVHVVADLVYSKASMRPVRWVLAVPEDSDIHSVKDLEGKRIATEVVGLTERWLAEHGVTADVEFSWGATEVKAPDLVDAIVEVTETGNSLRANKLRIVDVLLSSNTQLVANHDAWQDPWKREKIENLALLLEGAIRAEGKVGLKLNVRRDDLASIVERLPALRNPTISPLFSDEWVAVETIIEERQVRKLIPELKRLGAEGIIEYPLNKMIP; encoded by the coding sequence ATGTCCACCCAGACCGCCCCTTCCCCCGCCGACACCCCCGAGGGCGAGGGCCAGATCCTCCGCCTCGGCCTGCCGAAGGGCAGCCTCCAAGAGTCCACGTTCGACCTGCTGGAGAAAGCTGGCTACGGCTTCTCCGTCCGCTCGCGGAGCTACTTCCCGTCCATCGACGACGACGAGCTGACGGCGATGCTCGTCCGCGCCCAGGAGATGGGCAAGTACGTCGCCGACGGCGTGTTCGACGCCGGCATCACCGGCCTCGACTGGATCGCCGAGACCGGCGCCGACGTCCACGTGGTCGCCGACCTGGTGTACTCGAAGGCCTCCATGCGACCCGTCCGCTGGGTGCTCGCCGTGCCCGAAGACTCCGACATCCACTCGGTGAAGGACCTGGAGGGCAAGCGGATCGCGACCGAGGTGGTCGGCCTCACGGAGCGCTGGCTCGCCGAGCACGGCGTCACCGCCGACGTCGAGTTCTCGTGGGGCGCCACCGAGGTGAAGGCCCCCGACTTGGTCGACGCCATCGTCGAGGTAACCGAGACCGGCAACTCGCTCCGCGCCAACAAGCTTCGCATCGTGGACGTGCTGCTCTCGTCCAACACCCAGCTCGTCGCCAACCACGACGCGTGGCAGGACCCGTGGAAGCGGGAGAAGATCGAGAACCTTGCCCTGCTCTTGGAGGGCGCCATCCGCGCCGAGGGCAAGGTGGGCCTGAAGCTGAACGTCCGCCGCGACGACCTCGCCTCGATCGTGGAGCGGCTCCCGGCGCTCCGCAACCCGACCATCTCGCCACTCTTTTCGGACGAGTGGGTGGCCGTCGAGACGATCATCGAGGAACGGCAGGTCCGCAAGCTGATCCCCGAGCTGAAGCGCCTCGGCGCCGAGGGAATCATCGAGTACCCGCTCAACAAGATGATTCCCTAG